Proteins encoded within one genomic window of Anaerolineae bacterium:
- a CDS encoding DUF6391 domain-containing protein — protein MKKILKILQKIRQIHALEHATIHILSWRYPHIRVVGRSTDSGFYIYGNVETEALAAAVSEALSRLQKGERELALHPQCGTNLATAGVLAGLSAFLAFVGKPRRRWTRLPEAITLATLALLLSQPLGLLIQRYVTTSPFITDIAVKEIKRFDYGAVRVHKVEICST, from the coding sequence ATGAAGAAAATTTTGAAAATTCTGCAGAAAATCCGTCAGATCCATGCATTGGAGCATGCCACAATCCACATCCTCAGCTGGCGCTATCCTCATATCCGGGTTGTGGGCAGGAGCACTGATTCGGGCTTTTACATCTACGGCAATGTGGAAACGGAGGCATTGGCAGCGGCCGTGAGCGAGGCTCTGAGCCGCCTGCAGAAGGGTGAGAGGGAGCTGGCCCTTCACCCCCAGTGCGGGACAAACCTGGCTACTGCCGGGGTTCTGGCGGGACTCTCGGCTTTCCTGGCCTTTGTGGGCAAACCCCGCCGGCGCTGGACACGTCTCCCCGAGGCTATAACTCTGGCTACATTAGCCTTGCTCCTCTCTCAGCCCTTAGGTCTTCTGATTCAACGCTACGTTACAACTTCCCCCTTCATTACTGATATCGCTGTAAAGGAAATAAAGCGGTTTGACTACGGGGCTGTAAGGGTCCACAAAGTGGAAATATGCTCTACATAA
- a CDS encoding type 1 glutamine amidotransferase, whose translation MRLKGKRIAVLAEDLYEDLELWYPLIRMKEEGAEVKVVGTGSARQYTGKHGLPVQVDLSADQVRAEDFDAVIVPGGYAPDRMRRYEAVLRFVREAFEKGKVVASICHGPWVLISAGILKGRTATCFFAIKDDVINAGANYVDQEVVRDGNLITSRMPADLPAFCREIIEALGEK comes from the coding sequence ATGAGGCTCAAAGGAAAGCGCATAGCTGTTTTGGCTGAAGACCTCTATGAGGACCTGGAACTATGGTATCCCCTCATCCGAATGAAAGAAGAAGGAGCTGAGGTTAAAGTGGTAGGCACTGGTTCCGCCAGGCAATACACTGGGAAACACGGCCTTCCGGTTCAGGTAGACCTATCGGCAGACCAGGTCCGTGCTGAGGATTTTGATGCGGTGATCGTCCCTGGAGGCTACGCCCCTGACAGGATGCGGCGCTACGAGGCTGTTCTGAGGTTCGTGCGGGAAGCTTTTGAAAAGGGCAAAGTGGTGGCATCCATCTGCCACGGTCCCTGGGTTCTGATCTCGGCCGGGATCCTCAAAGGCCGCACGGCTACCTGCTTCTTCGCTATAAAGGATGACGTGATAAACGCCGGCGCCAATTACGTGGACCAGGAAGTGGTCAGAGATGGCAACCTTATAACATCCCGGATGCCGGCGGACCTTCCTGCTTTCTGCCGGGAAATTATAGAGGCTTTGGGTGAGAAATAA
- the surE gene encoding 5'/3'-nucleotidase SurE produces MAKPLILLTNDDGFNSPGLKAAAEAVVDLGELIIVAPKEQQTGMGRALLPQCDGSLAHEEFEVKGRPVQAFSLFGSPAQAVLHGALEVCPRLPDLVVAGINCGENLGTVITLSGTIGAALEAANLGIPALAVSLEMPREYRMGFCPQVDFTAAIHFTRFFARIMLSMPRLYDVDVLKVDIPYGATPEIPWRITRLSRQRYHYPKPRPRRSLKDKAPMGYEVRFDLATLEPDSDIYAVAVEKVVSVTPLSLDLTSRIDFHKLQSILTGAQEEK; encoded by the coding sequence GTGGCGAAACCTCTGATTTTGTTAACCAACGATGACGGCTTCAATTCCCCCGGGCTGAAAGCTGCCGCTGAAGCGGTGGTGGACCTTGGGGAACTTATAATTGTGGCTCCTAAGGAACAGCAGACGGGGATGGGCCGTGCCCTCCTTCCCCAGTGCGATGGTTCCCTTGCTCATGAGGAATTTGAGGTAAAGGGCCGGCCTGTCCAGGCTTTTTCCCTCTTCGGCTCCCCGGCACAAGCGGTCCTCCATGGGGCTCTTGAAGTCTGCCCCCGTCTTCCAGACCTGGTGGTGGCAGGGATAAATTGCGGGGAGAACCTGGGCACGGTAATAACCCTTTCGGGGACAATCGGGGCTGCTCTGGAAGCGGCCAACCTTGGGATACCGGCCTTAGCTGTTTCTCTGGAGATGCCAAGAGAATATCGCATGGGTTTCTGCCCCCAGGTAGACTTTACAGCTGCAATCCATTTCACCAGATTTTTCGCCCGCATAATGCTAAGCATGCCTCGCCTTTATGATGTAGACGTCCTCAAGGTGGACATCCCCTATGGAGCAACCCCGGAGATCCCCTGGCGGATTACCAGACTTTCGCGTCAGCGTTACCATTACCCGAAACCTCGGCCGCGCCGCTCCTTAAAAGACAAAGCCCCCATGGGTTACGAAGTCCGCTTTGACCTAGCAACTCTGGAGCCCGATTCAGACATTTACGCTGTGGCCGTTGAAAAGGTTGTTTCGGTCACGCCTTTGAGCCTGGACCTTACCTCTAGGATTGATTTCCATAAGCTTCAATCCATATTGACCGGAGCTCAGGAGGAGAAGTGA
- a CDS encoding DUF401 family protein produces MNDAWLIGKLLFILALMLFFLFRQWDVGLVIFSGAVAMGFLSGKPLAEWGTAFLKEITSRSTLELLAAVLLITTMVELLRETGSLNRLVNSLGSLLPDRRLSIPIPPAILGLLPMPGGALLSAPMVAAASHGLPLSNEDKTFFNYWFRHVWEYIVPLFPAVLIASSLTGIPIRTLLIVQTPFTFAAILAGSIVLVKRLPDRLTPFTSAEEKHIAWKDLGMALWPVAFVIAGTVGLGISLPILLILTIILIILVHKASAEKVRRALEGGFSMRNVLLILGIMGFKKMIEVAGVAPAVYRTLVAFHCPPLLMAFLIPMSVGALTGVTGAAIGITFPLLSPILMESSPHLNMVAFAFGASFIGVLLSPFHVCLVLTREYFQARWGPLYRLLLPSTALITVMAFLVYIFVPE; encoded by the coding sequence GTGAACGACGCCTGGCTTATCGGTAAACTGTTGTTCATCCTGGCTTTGATGCTTTTCTTCCTCTTTCGTCAGTGGGATGTTGGCCTGGTGATATTTTCCGGAGCTGTGGCCATGGGTTTTCTCTCCGGCAAGCCCCTCGCCGAGTGGGGGACAGCTTTTTTAAAAGAGATAACTTCCCGCAGCACTCTCGAACTTCTGGCAGCAGTCCTCCTCATCACCACCATGGTTGAACTTCTGCGAGAAACAGGCAGCCTGAACAGGCTTGTGAACTCCCTGGGCTCTCTCCTGCCCGACCGCCGGCTTAGCATTCCGATACCTCCGGCCATTCTGGGCCTCCTTCCGATGCCCGGAGGAGCTCTCCTTTCGGCTCCCATGGTAGCTGCTGCTTCCCATGGTTTACCTCTCAGCAATGAGGACAAAACCTTTTTCAACTACTGGTTTCGCCATGTATGGGAATACATCGTCCCCCTTTTCCCTGCGGTCCTGATTGCTTCTTCCCTAACGGGAATCCCCATAAGAACGCTTCTTATAGTCCAAACCCCTTTCACCTTTGCGGCAATCCTGGCAGGGAGCATAGTTCTGGTCAAACGCCTTCCTGACCGGCTTACCCCCTTCACCTCAGCCGAGGAGAAGCACATAGCCTGGAAGGACCTGGGCATGGCTCTGTGGCCTGTGGCTTTTGTAATAGCTGGAACAGTCGGGCTTGGGATAAGCCTCCCGATCTTGCTCATTTTGACGATAATCCTCATAATATTGGTGCATAAAGCCAGTGCGGAAAAGGTGAGAAGGGCGCTTGAAGGCGGTTTCTCCATGAGGAACGTGCTTCTGATTTTAGGGATTATGGGCTTTAAAAAAATGATAGAGGTAGCTGGGGTAGCCCCTGCCGTCTACAGAACCCTTGTGGCCTTTCACTGCCCTCCCCTTCTCATGGCTTTCCTTATACCCATGAGCGTCGGAGCTCTGACAGGAGTAACAGGAGCCGCTATCGGGATAACCTTCCCTCTCCTGAGTCCTATTCTTATGGAAAGTTCCCCTCACCTGAACATGGTGGCCTTTGCCTTTGGTGCTTCTTTCATTGGCGTTCTCCTCTCGCCTTTTCACGTCTGCCTTGTTCTCACCAGGGAATATTTTCAGGCCAGGTGGGGGCCTTTGTATCGCCTTCTTTTGCCTTCCACAGCTCTTATCACAGTGATGGCCTTTCTCGTTTATATCTTTGTTCCGGAGTGA